In the genome of Paenarthrobacter ilicis, the window TAGTTGTCAACGTGCAGCCCCCGGGCGCCCTGGCCCCTGTGGTCAATGCCGACCACGTCACCGCCGTGGTGGGCCAGGACCTGGTGATCGCACCGTTGAAGAATGACGTCGACCCCAACGGCGGCGCGTTGCGCGTGGCCCACGTGGAAGCCGCGGGACAGGCTGAATTGGGGCCCGTGACCGACGGCGGTACCTTCACTTTCCGGAGCAACACACCTGGACCGGTCTACTTGACGTACATCGCCAGCAATGGTCCGCAAAGCAGCCAGGGCCTGATCCGCGTGGACGTTGAGTCCGGAAAGGATGCCGGCGCGCCGGTGGCCGTTCACGACGTCGCCCTCCTGCCTGTAGGCGGCAGTGTCCTGGTTGATCCACTGGCCAATGACTCCGACCCCTCCGGTGGCGTACTGGTTCTCCAATCGGTCACCGTTCCGGACGGCTCGTCGGCTTCCGTCAGCGTGATCGACCACAGCGTCCTTCGTGTCACGGACGTCCTCGGCGCCAAGGAACCGTTCGTTTTCAGCTACACCATGTCCAACGGACGTGCCTCGGCCACGGGCACTGTCGGTGTGGTCCCGGTGCCGGCGCCCGCCGTCGTCGAGGCTCCGCAGCCCAAACCCGACGAAGTAAACGTCCGCGTCAACGACGTTGTCACCATCCCGGTCCTGGACAACGACACCCACCCGCAGGGTGAGGAGCTGTCCTTGGATCCCGTGCTGGCACAGGGTATTCCGGAAGAAGACGGCAAGGCGTTCATCTCGGAAAAGACCCTGCGGTTCATCGCCGGCCCCACACCCAAAACGGTGCGGGCCATTTACAACGCAGTGGATCCGCAGGGCCAGAAGAGTGCTGCAGCGGTCACCATCCACATCCTTCCGTTGGAGGGAACACAGAACACGCGGCCCCAACCGCAAAACCTGACCGCCCGGGTGGTGGCAGGTGGCACGGTCCGCATCCCCGTCCCCCTGGACGGCATCGATCCCGATGGCGACTCGGTACAGCTCACCGGCATCGACAGCACTCCCACCATGGGAACCGCGACGGCGGGCAGCAGCTTCATCGACTTCGTCGCCGCAGGTGACGGCGCAGGAACGGACTCGTTCAGGTACAAGGTGATCGACCGCCAGGGCGCCGTGAACACCGGAACGGTTACCGTTGGTGTGGCCCCGCGTGGCGAGGACAACCAGAAACCGGCCCCCGTGGATGACGAGGTCAAGGTCCGTCCCGGACGCCAGATCGCCGTCGATGCGATCGCCAACGACACCGATCCTGACGGCGACATCATCCGCATCCTGACGGACAGCATCGAGGCCGACGGGGGAGTGGACGCACAGGTCAGCAAGACCAGCGGCCGTGTCCTGGTCACGGCTCCGAACACCGAAGGAACCGTGAACGTTCGCTACTCCGTGGCAGATGACCGCGATGCGGTGGGCAACGCCACCATCCGTGTGATCGTCAAGAACGACATTCCACTGCAGGCTCCGATTGCCCGCGACGACCGGGTGACTTCAGCCCAGACGCTGGGGAAGACGGCCGTGGACGTTCCCGTCCTCAAGAACGACGAGGACCCGGACGGAGTGGGGGAAAACCTCAAGATCTCCACCGGGTTGGACACTGCGAGGCCCGGATCAGAGGGCAATGTTGTGGTGGATCTGACCGAACAGCCGCAATTGGTCCCTTACACGGTGGAAGATGTTGACGGCTTGAAGTCCACGGCCATCATCTGGGTCCCGGGCATCGGCCAGCAGGTTCCGACCCTGGCGAAGGACGAAGTGGTGGAGCTTGTCTCCGGGCAGTCCACCACCGTTGACCTGGCCGAATGGGTGAAGGTCCGTGAGGGAAAGTCGCCGCGACTGACCCAGGTTGACCGGATCAAGCTGATCGGCTCCGACGGCAGTGATCCCGTAGCCAACAATGGCACGTCCATTAAGTACACCGCGGGCGCCGAATATGTGGGGCCTGGCTCCATCAGCTTTGAGGTCACCGATGGCACTGGCCCCGATGATCCCAACGGGCTGAAGTCAACGCTGAGTATCCGTACCAAAGTCCTGCCGGACCCCAACAAGAACAATCCTCCGGCACTGTTGGGCAGCGACCTCGACGTCCCCAAGGGCGACTCGTCCAGCCTGGACCTGGGCAAGCTGACGTCCGATCCGGACTCCGACGATGTGCAGAACATGAAGTACGAGCTCATGGGCGGCGCCACGGGTGGGTTCAAGGTGAACCTGGATGGCAAGACCTTGAAGGCATCTGCCGACGACTCTGTCCAGATTGGCCAAACCGGAACTGTCCAGGTCAAGGCCAAGGATCCCCGCGGACTCGAAGCCGTGGCCACCTACAAGCTGGCCCTGACCGCCTCCAACAGGCCCAAGGCAGTGGCCAACGACGACGTGGAACCGGACGCGCAGTCCGGGAAGCCCGTGACGGTCAATGCCTTGGCCAACGACTCCAATCCGTTCCCGGATACTCCGTTGAAAATCGTCTCGGCAGTGACCGAGACCGGGCAGGGAACAGCGGAGGCAAGTGGCTCCAACGTCACGGTCACCCCGGCTTCCGGTTTCACCGGAACCATGGTGGTGGCTTACACGGTGTCGGATAAAACCGGCGAACTGTCCCGCTACGCCACAGCCCGCATCAGGCTGACCGTGAAGGACAAGCCCGCCGCGCCCACCACTCCGTTGGCCCAAAGCGTTGGCGACCAGACGGCGCTGCTCACCTGGAACGCCCCCGCGGACCGCGGGTCACCCATCACGAAGTACACCGTTTACGGAGAAGGCGGGTTCAAGCAGGACTGCCCTGCCAACACCTGCACGCTGACAGGCCTGACGAACAACGTGAAGTACCACTTTGCCGTCACGGCCACCAACGCCATCGATGAGTCCGAGCGTTCACCGGCCTCCGCGGAGGTCCGTCCCGACGTCAAGCCTGATACCCCCGTGGCTCCCACCCTGAAGTTCGGGGATAAGCAGCTCTCCATTGCCTGGGTTCCCCCGGCCAGCAAGGGTTCACCCGTGAAGTCCTACGACCTGGAAATCTCGCCTGCCCCTGCCGGCCAGAATCCCCAGATCCAGAACCTCACCGGCTCCAGCCATGTGTGGTCCGGGCTGACCAATGGCGTGGCCTATAAGGTCCGTGTGTTGGCCCGTAACGATGCCAAGGAACCGTCGGAGTGGAGCGCCTACTCGGCAGCGGAGACTCCTGCGGGGGTCCCGGCCACGCCGTCTGCACCCACGGTTGCAGGTGCCGAATCGGTTGGCACGCAAAGCCAGCTGCAGGTCAGCTGGAAGGCGCCCAACAACAACGGTGACGCAGTGTCCGCCTATACGCTGACCACCTACCGTGGCGGTGCCGTCGTCGGGACCCAATCGGTGGCCGGAACGTCGCAGAACGTCACGGTGGCCAATGCCGAAGCGGACTACACCTTCACGGTCTCGGCAACCAACAAAGCGGGCGTCAGCGGCGTCAGCCAGCAATCCGCCGCTATCCGCGCCGCCGGAAAGCCCGGCACCGTGGGAAGCGGCTCTGTGACTGCCACGGGAGCCAGCGGCCAGTTGCGTGTCACCTTTACCCCGCTGACTGCAGCCGAACGCAATGGATCGCAGGACAACGAGATCACCTACCGATGGCAGACCGCCAGCGGTTCGGGTCCGATCGGGCGTGGCGGCGGGGACATCGGCGGTCAGCCGAATGGAACCGATGTGGTGGTCAACATCATCGCCACGTCCGTGAAGAACGGCATGGCGGGTGACGCCAAGGCGATCGGTTCGGGGAACCCGTA includes:
- a CDS encoding Ig-like domain-containing protein — encoded protein: MGELRIARLPACVGWLGSRCWWAAVHKGNSGAVTSFFGRLWPKKRRNKKLLAGTAATAAGALLVTGAILYPGFKTTEVDLNDGGVWVVSKTKNAVGRLNYPSRVLDGAVTPASTTFDVLQHDGNVFVDDESGSTINQVSAANLKLGGDKKLPSSAQVSYGSTVLSVTDPARGKVWALSPSTVNGFDEEGTEPVLTGNQNLVSAVGQDNRIYTADPGKGEITVTTVDANGERTNSDVTKVDELKGAGDLQMAVVGDKPVVLDAASGNLFLPGGRKLQLQDAREAKLQQSSGESSYVAIATRKALLKQPLDGSTAATVNAGGEGVPAAPVQVSKCVHSAWAGANKYIRDCDNDADDKKNDVPKASASPSYVFRVNRDLVVLNDVNSGSVWLVNQNMQLVNNWDDVVPPKNQSDDQDQESADNNTINVLPDRTKPNRPPETKPDEFGVRPGRTTILSVLDNDSDPDGDVLTAAVGANGPKSGTLESIYGGSAFQVKVPSDAKPGSEVFDYNASDGRGLSAGGQVTLRVVGPDENKPPFFKRGEPTTMLVEQGKSVSQNILTDWMDPDGDDLVLLDAKSDNDQDQVKVRRDGLLTYQDSGAAPGKKNVTITVWDGRATTTGRIVVNVQPPGALAPVVNADHVTAVVGQDLVIAPLKNDVDPNGGALRVAHVEAAGQAELGPVTDGGTFTFRSNTPGPVYLTYIASNGPQSSQGLIRVDVESGKDAGAPVAVHDVALLPVGGSVLVDPLANDSDPSGGVLVLQSVTVPDGSSASVSVIDHSVLRVTDVLGAKEPFVFSYTMSNGRASATGTVGVVPVPAPAVVEAPQPKPDEVNVRVNDVVTIPVLDNDTHPQGEELSLDPVLAQGIPEEDGKAFISEKTLRFIAGPTPKTVRAIYNAVDPQGQKSAAAVTIHILPLEGTQNTRPQPQNLTARVVAGGTVRIPVPLDGIDPDGDSVQLTGIDSTPTMGTATAGSSFIDFVAAGDGAGTDSFRYKVIDRQGAVNTGTVTVGVAPRGEDNQKPAPVDDEVKVRPGRQIAVDAIANDTDPDGDIIRILTDSIEADGGVDAQVSKTSGRVLVTAPNTEGTVNVRYSVADDRDAVGNATIRVIVKNDIPLQAPIARDDRVTSAQTLGKTAVDVPVLKNDEDPDGVGENLKISTGLDTARPGSEGNVVVDLTEQPQLVPYTVEDVDGLKSTAIIWVPGIGQQVPTLAKDEVVELVSGQSTTVDLAEWVKVREGKSPRLTQVDRIKLIGSDGSDPVANNGTSIKYTAGAEYVGPGSISFEVTDGTGPDDPNGLKSTLSIRTKVLPDPNKNNPPALLGSDLDVPKGDSSSLDLGKLTSDPDSDDVQNMKYELMGGATGGFKVNLDGKTLKASADDSVQIGQTGTVQVKAKDPRGLEAVATYKLALTASNRPKAVANDDVEPDAQSGKPVTVNALANDSNPFPDTPLKIVSAVTETGQGTAEASGSNVTVTPASGFTGTMVVAYTVSDKTGELSRYATARIRLTVKDKPAAPTTPLAQSVGDQTALLTWNAPADRGSPITKYTVYGEGGFKQDCPANTCTLTGLTNNVKYHFAVTATNAIDESERSPASAEVRPDVKPDTPVAPTLKFGDKQLSIAWVPPASKGSPVKSYDLEISPAPAGQNPQIQNLTGSSHVWSGLTNGVAYKVRVLARNDAKEPSEWSAYSAAETPAGVPATPSAPTVAGAESVGTQSQLQVSWKAPNNNGDAVSAYTLTTYRGGAVVGTQSVAGTSQNVTVANAEADYTFTVSATNKAGVSGVSQQSAAIRAAGKPGTVGSGSVTATGASGQLRVTFTPLTAAERNGSQDNEITYRWQTASGSGPIGRGGGDIGGQPNGTDVVVNIIATSVKNGMAGDAKAIGSGNPYGPPNAPNVSGGKSGKGDGQVHWTWNNPAMNGRPLDHFEVSLDGGGWASVGKANSYDAAGGGWDKTRRLQVRAVTVVAGPASGNVASTSGADPTPPPPPPAPSTEIQAHNNTCPGKPGQPDTFNPSGPSCGAGWVSRSEGRLKIDCTKNIYGGSTAWFRVTEGSHPGWFVKSTTVDIYGSRPGGC